DNA from Leptospira bandrabouensis:
GCAATCGAAGAATCTAAACCATAAAAGGTGATTGCTGAAGAAATCACAAATCCACCTAAGAAAAGTAAAATGGTCTCTGAAAAATAACAGGAAAGAAAAGTAATCGTTTTTGGTGCTCCCGGTCCCCAAGTCGGAAGTAACCAAACAAGTTCCAAAAATAGAACTAAAAAACCCGTAACGTAGAGTGGAAAAAGTTCTGTCACCCAAAGAAAGGAAACTACGAGAGCAATCGCCAAATTGACCTCTTGCGGACCAGAAAGACCAAGCCACATTTGATACCAGCCAAATAGGGCCGGAATTATGGACAGACTTAAAAATACAATACCAGCTCGAATCATTGTGACTTGACGATTTACACTCTCCTGATACCTTTTCGATAGACTCGAATCGTTTCAAGCAAACAAAAAAAGTGAGATTTCTCTTCGATTCGTATTGTTAATTTTTTATGCAAATAGCCTATAACGACTTAAAACATGCAGTTCTCGGAAGTGGCCCAATGGGTATTATTATGGCTTCCTTACTGGCACAAAAGTTTGATCCTATCACTCTCTGGATTCCAGACAAAGAATTTGTAGAGGTTCTAAAGAAACGCCGTCAAACAGAGATTATGGGAAAAACAGTAGATCTTCCCGATCATATTGATATTGTTTCCAGTTTAGATTCTTTTGGAAGAGATGACTGGGTTTTCCATATTGCCGTCCCTTCCCGGTCTTTTTTAGATAGTGTCCATTCCCTTTTGGATGTTTTAGAACCAAACAATAGCTATGTGTTTTCATTTTTAACCAAAGGTATATTGGATTCCAAAAATAGAAAAAAAACAGGATTCATTACTTATTCGCAATATTTACAAAACTATCTAAAAGAAAGAAATTTTTCGAATTCATCCGTTGCCGTAGCCAATGGCCCTTCCCTCCTTGGAGAAATTTTAGAAGAAAAATTTAGTTTTTTTAACATTGGATCTTACGAAAAAGAAACATCGGAGTTTCTTGCCGAAGTCCTCACTTCAAATTTTATCAATACATCAGTTACCGATGATGTTGTAGGAATGGAAATTGTTGGTGTTGCTAAAAACCCAATGGCCATTGCTAGCGGCATTGTTTCTCTCCTCCCTCGTTATGGTGCAAACTTACTTGGAGAAATTTTATCTGTAGGATTTCAGGAAGTGAGAGACCTTGCCATGCGTTATGGTGCAAGACCCGACACAGTGATGGGAAGATCAGGACTTGCCGATTTTATAACAACTGCTACTAGTAATAAAAGTAGAAACCGTGGATTTGGACAAAAGATTGTCGGTGAACTTTTGTCAGGTGGTGAAAAACTAAGTATCAAAGATAGAATTGAGATATTCTTTGCACCAAGATCCTTTATCGAAAGAGAATCTACTAAATGGCATGATAACGTGGAAGGAACTTATGCACTTAGTATTCTGATTGAACTTGCCAATGAAATTCGTCTGCCGTTTACCTTACACAGAACTCTATTTGATGTTCTAACAAGAAAACAACCACCAGATGCTTTAATTGATTTGATTTGCGGTAAAAAAACAGAATCGAAAAACATTCCACTGGTGGTTCAAAAGAAAGTAGGACTTAACTTAACATCTGGAATTGATTTTCAAAATTTGCTTGTAGATCGAATTATCAAACATATCAGCAATGTCCCAGGTACTGTTGGTCGTGTTAAAAAACAATCTTCAGCCGTTATTGAATCTACGCAAAAAAGACTTACCAAAGCCACTCGCAAAAAACAAAAGTTAGATGAGGTTAAGTTTGCATCAGAACTTGAAATTTGGCAGAGATTCCAAAATTGCCAAAAAGATGAAGAAAATGCTCTCGTTAAGGAACTCGTTCGTTTCTATGTCACAGAAATTGCAGATAACTATAGCCCAACCGTAAGAGAATCCATCCTTAGATTTGTTGCTCCAATTCGCCTTTTCTCTGGTGGGTTTCTAAAAGGATCGATGATTCCTCATATCGGTGGAAAAACGGAAGTGGTAAAAGCACTGTCTTCTAAATACAATTTATTGTATGCTCCTACACATAGATCTCATTTAGACTCAGTGGAAGTTGCTTATTCCTTATTTCACTTAGGATTACCTGTTCCTCGTTATGCGGCAGGCATTAATTTGATGTCCAATCCTTTTTGGGAATGGATGTTAAAGTCACTTGGTGCCTATGCAGTCGATCGTGAACGAACACGAAACAGTTTGTATTTGGAATGTCTTACTCTGTATTCACAGGTGATGTTAGAACAAGGAATTCCATCTCTTGTTTATCCAGAAGGAACTCGTTCGAGGACAGGAGGAATTGTTCCTGTTAAAACGGGATTACTCACAACTGCTGTGAATGCATTCCGTAGTTCAGGAACAGAGATAGTCATCGTACCAATTTCTGTATCCTATGAAACTGTTCCGGAAGATAACCAGTTTTGCAATATTCCAGAAGAGTTGGGTATGGCGGGATTTCTTGCTAAACGTTCCAATGTATATGTAGAGTTTTGTGATCCAATTCCGATCTCTGAATATGCACATACAGAAGATCCAACATTGGAACTTAGTTACCGCATTACAAAAGGTTGGAAACAGTATCATAAAATTTTACCAAATCAAATAGTTGCAAAAATTTTGGTAGAGAATGATTTTTCTGTCGAACTAACACAAAGTAAAATGTTAGTCGAAGATTTTATTTCTCGCCATAATGGGAATTATCTCATCAAAGATGCCGATGAAGTTTGGGAAAAAGGTAAAAAGATTTTGGAAAAACGAAAGATGATTGAGGAATCCAATCGAGTCGTACATTCCAAAAATGATGCGTTACTTTCATACTATGCAAGTATGATCCCAGAAGATGAAGACAAAAAATACTAAACGGGAAGATACGAAATAGTAAAAAAGTATTCTTTTTTACTATTTATCCATTTTGAACGGGGAGTTTTCCCCGTTTGCGAATATAAACTGTCTTTTCTAGTTTTGCAATGGTCTCTCCCGCTTCGTTCTTTACATCCGTGGTAAAAAGATAATCCCCTTTTTTCTTAACTTCGATTTCCTCTTTAATCCTTTTTATCTCTGAATCAGGGATTCGAAATTCGGCGATCACCTTCCCCATTCCTGGTTTGACAAAAATCATATTTCCAGCTTTGTCCCAAACAATATAGTCCGATCCTAATCGTTCTAAAAGGATTAACATAAAAAATGGATCACACATGGAATATAAGGATCCACCAAAATGAACTCCCACATAATTCTTGTTATAGAAACGCAAGTTCATTTCTGAACGAAAATAGGAAAAGTCTGGAGCAATTTCTTTAATGCGAATCCCAGCTCCTACGTAAGGTGGGTAAAAGTTATATAACCAAATTTTGAATCTTTTTTTCCAAGATGTAATTTTTTTCAAAGATTTGGTTCCTTTCTCTTTTGTTTCGAATTAATTAAATATACGGCGAGGATGGCCAAGGCTCCCCCGATGATCACAGGAATTTGTATCACTTCATTCAAAATCAAATAACTACTCAAATAGGCAGAAAGAGGGACAATAAAGATAAAACTACTCGCAATTTCGGAACCAAGTCTAGTTGCTGCATAAAAATAAACAGTGGTTCCAAAGGTAGTAGAGATCACAGTTAAATAAAAAATGGAAGCCCAGAAGGAAAACCCTTCCTCCCATACTTTCCAAAAACTCGGATCATTAAAACAAAATAGAAGTTCAATGATAGATCCCACAGCATAAACATAAAAACTATAAGTCACCGGAGACATCGATTTTCCGGTGGACTGGCTATTGAGAGAAAGTGTTGCCCAAACAAAAGAACATAACAAAAAGAATAAATTACCAGATAACAATAAATAATCGATACTTATCTTCCAGACTTGTAAAATTACAAGTCCACCAATAAATCCAAAAAACAATCCAATGACTTGGCGTTTAGAAATTCGTTTTTTTTGTACAAGCACAACAATGAAAAAAGTTACAATAGGGTTGAGGGTAGTGACAAGGACTCCTCCTGCTCCCGGAAGGCCATTTTTTAAACCCAGAAAAAAGAACTGATTGTAAAAAGTATAAATGATACCGCCAACAAGAACATTCCAATAATCCTTTCCAGTTTTGAGTTTAAAGGGAATTTTCATCACAACAAGGAGAGGAATCACAGAAAGAAAAGTAGCAAGGAATCGCCAAAATACTAAGACCGAAACTGGAACCGTTCCTGCGATCATTTTACCGATGGGCCAAGAGATTCCCCAAGAGACCATCGCGAGGATGAGTAAAAGTAAAAATTTTAGGTTCAAATGTAGTTTCCTTTCAACAAAAAGTTAAGAACGTATGTGGTGCCAAAGGAAATAGGAATTCCAATTCCCAACATAAGGCTTGCTAAATGAGGTGAAATATTTTTTTCAATTGTGATCACTGTAGAAGTGACCATTGGAGCCATTGCCGATTCCAAAACTATCGTTTGGAAAAGTAATGTATCCTCTTTTAATGGAGAATAAATCCAATACACGATGATTGGTGCGAGAATAAGTTTAAACCCAAGACCTAAAGCCAATACCTTACCATGGCCTGCAATGGTCCGCATATCCAACATAAAACCAACGGAAACCAAAGCAAGAGGAGTGAGAGTATCACCTAATCGAAGTAAAACAAGCTTAAACGCATCCGGATAAGGAAATTGCCTGGTGAGAATAGCAATAAACAAAGCATAAATAGGAGCAAATCCCAATACTCTTTTCACGAGAGTGGTTAAGTCCCATTTTCCATCCATAGCAATCGAAGCCAAAATGATTCCAGGAAAACTGAGAACCATAAAGGTTCCCAATTGGTCTGCCAAAATTCCGTAACCTAAAGATTCTTTGCCTAAATATGTTTCAAGTAATGGAAAACCCACAAAGGATGTATTTCCAAGCCCAGCAGTTAACACCAAACAGACTGCAGTATGAAACTTTAAAAACTTTAGTTTGTACAATCCAAGAAAAAAAACAACCGCTATCCCAAAAACCACCCAAGGCATAGAAGAAGGCAAAAGAGAAGTAACATCTACTTTTAGTTCATGGACATGATACAAAACAAGAGAAGGTAAAGAAATAAAAAGGATAAACCCGTTTAAAACCTTGGGCGTGGATTCAGGAAACTGAGGAAGTCTTCGGAAAAACAACCCCAATCCAAAACAAATTCCTAACAGTAAAAAATTTTCCATACTTTAAAAGGAAAGGAAGGTCTCCATGGCTTTAGGATCAAAGAAAACTCCCTCTTTTTGTCTTGGTGCTTCGAGTCCATCCCGCACCATCTCGGCATACCCATTGGCAAAATATAAATACTTAGTAGGTAATTTGTTTGCCATGTCATAAGCTGCTTGTTCTAAAAACTCAGCCAGTAGGAATACTTGATAGGTTACATCAGCAATATAAACTCGATTCATATCTTTCCAATCTTTTGACTCGTTTTTAATCATGTGTTCCAATTCCTTTCGTTTGGTTTGGAAAACTTCGAATGCATTTTTTAATTCCTGATGGTTTCCAGAAGATTTTGTTAATTCATCCAACAAAGATTGGAAGGCCGTATAAACCTTTGGTTTTTGTAAAGCATGCAAACAATGGTCCGTAATAATGAGATGGGTTCCTTCCCAAGTTTCATTGATGATGGAATCATTATGCAAACGAGGTAGAGGAGAAAAATCTCCAATGATTCCATTTCCACCTAAAGTTAAGATTGCTTTTTGTGTGATATAACTTGCTTGGGAAGATGATTTATATTTCATGAGCGGAACGGTAATCTCTGCCGCATCATGATCTTTTTCTGATAAATTAGCCGAACGAAAGTTCACAAAACAATTTCCTGTTTGTAAAATTTGCATTTCCGCTAAGGTTTTTGTAAAAGAAGGAAACTCTAAAATCTTTTTCCCGTAAGCGGTTCTAAACTTTGCATATTCAGATGCTTCCATCACTGACCTTCTTGCGTTTCCACTGGAACCAAGTCCGACATGCAATCGAGAAGTTTTGATGATGTAACGAATGAGGTTCACAAGTCCATGACCTGGGCGACCAAACTCTTCGGCTTCTACCTTGTCATAAATAATTTCTACAGTAAGTTTTCCTCGAGATCCGATGATATCTTTTTTCCGTAGGATATGATGTCCATTCAGTTCCCCGTTTTCTTTAATCCTAGGAACAAGAAACATACCAACGGTGTTGGTTCCTTCCATCTTTGCCGTTGTGACCCAAAGGTCTCCCGGGTTCGAACAAAACCATTTTTCACCGGTTAACTCCCATTTGCCGTTCGGAAGTTTTTTAGCAATGGTACGATTGGCAGAAACATTACTGCCACCTACTCTTTCTGTTACATATTGTCCTGCCATAAAATGAGAAGGACTTCCCTTTCCTGCAACAAGGGGAAGGTATTTTTTCTTTTGTTCTTCTGTTCCAATTTTTTTGAGTGCGAGGATAATTCCATCAGTCATTGCCAAAGGACAAGCCACACCACCTTCTCCATTCATATTCATTAAATAGGTCAGCGCATAGCGATGAATATGCGGGAATTCATATTTCCAATCAGGATGGAAGTCTAAATTGACGACTCCATGATCATAAGAAATTTTTCGCGCCAATTTTTGTTCTTCTGAATATTTGATAAAATCGATTCTTTTTCCTGTTCTATCAAACTTTACAACCTCTCCATATTTTCCTTCTTTATGGCACTCTTCCGTAAGTTCATCCAAAACCCCACCCACAAGTTCCCCGTATTTTCGGATATGATCTTCCATTGCTTTTTTATGGTCTGGGGTAAAATTCTCTGAGTATCGATGAACCATTCTTTGTAAGGCGGGGTCCATATCATAAAAATTTTTACCTCGAACTCCCTTGTATTCGGAAATATCGAACGGCTGTAAAGATGGATGTTCTGAAATATGGTGGTTCATTCTTCCAGTTCAAAAAAAGGAATAGGATTCACTAGCAAAAAAGTCGCCCCGGTTTGAAATTGGTTCTAGAGTCGATTCTGTATGGTCCAAAGAGTAGAAGCAAAAAAATCCAAACAAATTTTGCACGATGTGATCTTCGAGTTGCAGAACGTTTCTGAATCCATGTTGTGGTTTTTATCCTACGACCGTCTTTCTGAACTTTTAGAAATCAGAAAGGAAGAATGCCTCCGCAAAGTCTATCAATTCAAATCTACAAAACCCCAAATGGCTCTATCCGGCGGATTTCATGAAGTGGATGGAGACCTCCTTATCGATTTTCTTGCTTGGAGTTTGGAATTGGATGAAGTGGCTGAAGAATTTCTGAAAGGGGGAATTTTTTTTAGTGAACGTCCGTTATATGAACTTCGCGAATCTTATAAAACTCTCATTCAAAAAACAGTTGCGAACCATAAATTAGACACGGAACTATTATTACTTCTAACTGCAGCCACTGTGGATTATGATGATGCTGTTGATTCCTATTTGATGGATAAATTCGAAATCGATTTTTTTGTCAGACGTACCATCCACCAATTTTTAGAAAAATTCGAAATCCATCCTGAATACGGAGCCGAAGAATTTTTATACGAATATTTAAAAAGTTTAATCCCCACAAAAATTCTAAATTTCCGAGACATCACTCGTGAATTTAGAGACAGAACCTATTACGAGTTATATGGTAGATTTAGAGAAACAAAAAAGAAAAAGAAGAAAGTTGTAAAAACGGTTTCTACCGAACTCAAAGATCTATTGGCTTTTTTTGATTTAGAACCTGGTGCTTCCATTACCGATGTTAAAAAGAAATTCAAAGAACTCTTAAAAAAATATCACCCCGATATCAATAAAAAAGGAGAAGAGATGACCAAACGAATTATCTTAAAATACAATCGTTTGGTTGAACTAATAGGAAATTAAAGATTAAATAACTTAGATTAAGAATAATAATTCTTATCTATCTTCTATTATTTCATCTGAATCTCAAACTGATATTTAACACGAATCTCATCTTTTGCCTTCATAAAAAGTAGGGATGGATTTTCTAATTCATATTCGGAAAATTTAACCAAAACAAATCCTTCTACCTGAATGGATGTGGAGTTCTCCTCTTTTACCACTGCCTCGGAGGAAAAATCTTTAGTATTTCCGTGAATGGTTAATTTACCTTTCACTATGTAAGTTTGTTCCTTTCCTGGTTGCACTGATTCAATTTTTACGATTATGTTTGGAGTATCAGGATATCCTAAAATTTCCTGAATATGGGAGTCTCGATTTGCATCACCAGATGAAATCTTCAGAAGTGGGATTTTGATTTCAAAAGGAGATTTTAAACTATAACCTTTTCCCGAAGTTTGGATGTTAGGTTGGTCCATTTGAATTTCATTACAAACACCCGTTACATTTTTTGTAGTATGTTCTACATAAAACTCTATTTTCTTTTTTGTCACTTCTGCTGCAAAAATATTTGCTCCAAAGAATAAAATCACAAAACAAATTAATATCTTTTTCATAGGACTTAACCTTTCCTTAACTAAACTTTACTTCAAAATGTAATGACAAGTAATGCAATAGACATAGCACCAAATCCGGTCCAACCTACTTGCTCCATTTGATGAGCTGCCCTGGGACCTTCTTTTTCAATGCGAGCACCTAACCCTGGTAACAAAAGCATAGATGCTAAATGAATGGGGATCATTGCTTTGTGAGCAAAAATGGGACTGTAAATTTTAGGTCCATCATCTTCATTCTCTGATTCTGATTCGATTTTAGAGGGAGAAAAAAAAGCAAGGCTCGCTGTAATGGCATACATTCCAAAAGTAGCCATCGCTAAATTTTTATGCATGGCAGCGGAGTGTTTAGTTTCCCATTCCTCATTTGCCTTTAATGCTAAATACAATCCTGCGTTGTTTGTTGGATCCTTTAAGAGAAAATAATCGGCCGCAATGCTATGTCGGTTTAAGGGGCTCATCGCAACCAAGTACATTGGATCATTCACTGCATACTGTGGATTTGTGAGTAAAAGAGTTTGTGCGAACTGATCTGATTTTCTATATAAAGTCTCAGATGCTTTATCCCCTTCCAAATTTGTGGCAAGCCAAAGTGCTAAGGTGGTTAACCCAGCCAATTGATGCCATTCCAAGAGATTTCTTCTTTTTTTCAGTGATTCTTTGGTGACCTGGGATTTGTTGTTTTGTTGTGGGAAGGGAATCGATTGTGCGTTTACGATGGAAAAGGAAAGAAAAACAATAAACAAAAAAATTTGTTTTTTCATATAATACAGAATATCCCAAAATTAACCAATGTAAATAGAGGATCCAAATTTTTTGATCATAAAATATAGCAGAAAAATTTGTAATTTGCTTCGATTAAAAACATTAAACCCTAAAAAAAAATTTCTACCTGTCTGAACCTTAGAATGAATCAAAAAAAGGTTAACGTTACTTAGGTGAAGATACCGGAATCGAACCTTTCCAGGTAGAAATGCCACTTCCTTGGATGGGATAGGGTTTACCTAAATATTTTGGCGGAGTGTCCCACTGGATGTCCCACCATGCAAGGATTCTTGCTGAAAACTCGCGAAACGAATAATAAGTTTCTTTTTTATAAGTTCTTAAATTACATTCATAACCGTATAACTCTAATTCTAACTCTTTACCCAAATAAATGGCTCTGGGCAAAAAGAAAGATTGGCTCACGAAAATCGCATTCTTTACGAGAAAAACTTCTTTGGCACGGATCAAGGTATCTAGGGTTCGAAAACCTGCATGGTCCACAAAAATATCATCAGGTTTTACTTTGTGGTTTAACATATACTCCAACATAGGTCGAAGTTCGTTGTAATCCGATTGTCCGTTATCCCCTGAAAGTAAGATTTTTTTGACACGACCTGAGTTATATAAATTCAATCCACAAACAAGCCGGTCCATAAGAATCGGTGAGGGAGTTTTTCCATAAACAGCGGCACCAGGAACAATGGCCACTTCGGCTTCAGGGATTTCCATCGGTTGGTCTGAATGGATTGAGGTTTGGTAAATATACCAAAACCGCAAATTCGTTGCCAATGCGACAAAAACCAGAATTCCCAAAATCAAAGCAAACCCAAGAAATAGGGATTTCCACTTGACCCTTGAGAGGAATTGGAGCGTCTTATTTATGTAGGTCGCACGGTTCGTCATGAAGAAAAAAATTAAAGAGATTACGTCTGTTTTTTCACAGGACAATCCGAAAATCAAGAAACAGATTGATAAGGTGAAAGAAAAAGGTCACCAACGGATGACCATTCTTGTCATTCCTCACGGATACGATAGTTCTTTCCACTTTCAAATTTCTCATTTTACCATTTTATTTTTTTTGGCTTTGACAGTCGGACTCCTTAGTCTTGCTATTTTCGGAATCGTTCGTTCCAGTAACACCCAAACTCAAATCAACCAACTCTCCAAAATTTACGGAACTTATTTCGATACATACATTGCCCATGCCAACCAATTGGAGGAAATGAAAGAAGAGTATTCTAAACTGAATGAAAACATGTTAGAACTCTTTACTTTGATTGATGGACAAGATGACGAACTTTTAAAAATACCCACCGAAGATTGGATCGAAACATCAGCAGTGGAATCTCTTCAAAAAGAAGAAAAAGAAGACAAACAATTAGATGTCGGTCGTAAGTACTTAAGCGAGATTTATGACTTCAGGCAACTAAAACATCGGATGGATAATTACCAACGTTTGGTGGAAGCCAATTACCAATTTTTATTCCAACGATCAGACATTTTATCCCGCACTCCTCTCTTTAACCCAATGTATTCTTATAATCTAACCTCTCCCTTTGGAATGAGAAAATCACCTACTACTGGTTATTGGGAATACCACGACGGTTTAGATATGGCAAATGCAACCGGGACTCCCATATATGCTTCTGCACCAGGACGTGTAGTGCGTGTTACTTATTCCAATGTAGGATATGGACATCATGTCATCATCCAACATGACTTCGGCTTTAGTACGTTATATGGTCACTGTTCAAGAATCTATGTAAGGACAGGACAAGAAGTGAAAGCTGGCGAACAAATTGCCGAAGTGGGAGCTACTGGAAATGTGACCGGCCCACATTTACATTATGAAATATTCATATCCGAAGAAGGAAAAACAGATCCAGAACAATATATGCAAGCAGGAGTTTACTGATTGCCTAAGAAAGAAAATCCTGCCAAACGAGTTGCAGAACTTCGCAAAGAGATTCAAAAACACAATGATCTCTATTATAAAAAAAATACTCCTAAAATCTCAGACAAAGAGTTTGATCTTTTAGTCAAAGAGTTACAATCTCTTGAAAAAGCTAACCCCGATTTGGTGGTTGAATCCTCACCAACTTTACAAGTAGGATCTGACCTCTCCCCACAATTTAGCAAATTCAAACACAAAGTCCCTGTTTTATCTTTAGAAAATACCTATAATGAAACAGAACTTTCCGAATGGTTGGAAAAAACTGGCTCCGATGAACTTTATTCCCTTGAATGGAAAATTGACGGCGCCTCCATCTTGTTATATTATGAAAATGGAAAACTCACTCATTGTGTGACGAGGGGTTCTGGCGGAATCGGAGATATTGTTACCGAAAACGTCAAAACCATCGAATCCATACCACAATCACTTTCTGAACCTTTAAACCTATCGGTCCGTGGGGAAATTTTTATGACCTTTGCGGATTTTGAAGAATTCAATGAAGAATATGGCGGTAAGTTTGCCAACCCAAGGAACTTGGCTGCAGGTTCTATCAAACAAAAAGACCCACTTGAGGTCGCCAAACGCCCGTTAAGAATCTACGTATATGATGTATATTTTTCTTCCTCCAGAAAAGGAATTAACAAACATAAAGACATCGTCACTTTATTAAAAAAAGAAAAGTTTCCGTTGGCTCCTGATTCCACAATCATCAAAGGAAAAAATCTAATCCAAGAGATTGAATCATTCCGAAAGAAAAAAGATAAAATGCCTTTTCCTGTGGATGGCCTTGTCATCAAACTCGATGACCTCAACTTACGTGAAAGTTTAGGGGAAACAAGCCAGTCTCCACGTTGGGCCCGTGCATTCAAGTTCGATGCTTTACTCAAAGAAACCACCATTGAAGAAATCGATTTTGCCATTGGTAGAACAGGAAAAATCACACCGCGTGCCAAAGTCACACCTATCTCACTTGCAGGTACAACAGTCACCTACGCCACCTTACACAACCAAGACTATATCGACCAACTTGGTGCAGGAATCGGTGCAAAAGTATTAATCTCCAAACGCGGCGAAATCATACCCGCAGTGGAAAAAGTAACGGTTCCACCCAAATCTGTTTTTGTTTTACCTAATGAATGTCCTGCCTGTAAAACTAAACTAACAAAGGTAGACGATTCTGTTGATTTTTTCTGCACCAATGGTAATTGTCCAGAACGCAAACTAAACCAACTTATATTCTTTTGCTCCAAAAAACAAATGAATATCGAAGGACTCGGGGAAAGACAAATTCAAATTTTCTTTGAAAAAGGTTGGGTCAAAGACATTCCTGATTTATACACATTAAATAAATACAAAGACACCATACTAGAGTTAGATGGATTTGGTGAAAAGTCAGTCAAAATCATCTTTGATGCCATAGAAAAATCGAAAGAAAAAGATTTCAGATTCACTTTACCTTCGATTGGCCTAAACGAAGTTGGACCCAAGGTCACCGAAATTCTCATTGAAAATGGATATGATTCATGGGATAAACTTCTCACTTTAGCCAAATCCAAAACAGCAAATGAGGAACTAACATCAATTCACGGCATTGGCCCACGCACTATCGATGCTTTACTCGCTCACTTAAAAGATAAAGAAACCTTAAAACTAGTAAACACTCTCATTAAACTTGGCCTTAAATTCCAAGCAGACGAAACCGAAAAAAGCGACTTACAACCATTTGTTGGTCAAAGTTGGTGTGTGACAGGAAGTTTCGAAAACTTCCAACCTCGAGATGTAGCAATGGATCTCATCACAAAACACGGCGGCAAAAAAGTATCTGGAGTCTCTTCCAAAACCACTCACCTTCTCTACGGCCCTGGTGCCGGCTCCAAACTTGAAAAAGCAACCGAACTCGGCGTGACTTTAGTATCAGAATCGGATTTTTTAAAATTATTGAAAAAAGAAGGGATCACCTGGCCTTAAAAGGATTCCTATTTTGACTCGCGAGCTTGTGTCATCCATAGTTACACATACATGACGACCTCAGCACTTTAATAAAAAAAAT
Protein-coding regions in this window:
- a CDS encoding 1-acyl-sn-glycerol-3-phosphate acyltransferase, whose protein sequence is MQIAYNDLKHAVLGSGPMGIIMASLLAQKFDPITLWIPDKEFVEVLKKRRQTEIMGKTVDLPDHIDIVSSLDSFGRDDWVFHIAVPSRSFLDSVHSLLDVLEPNNSYVFSFLTKGILDSKNRKKTGFITYSQYLQNYLKERNFSNSSVAVANGPSLLGEILEEKFSFFNIGSYEKETSEFLAEVLTSNFINTSVTDDVVGMEIVGVAKNPMAIASGIVSLLPRYGANLLGEILSVGFQEVRDLAMRYGARPDTVMGRSGLADFITTATSNKSRNRGFGQKIVGELLSGGEKLSIKDRIEIFFAPRSFIERESTKWHDNVEGTYALSILIELANEIRLPFTLHRTLFDVLTRKQPPDALIDLICGKKTESKNIPLVVQKKVGLNLTSGIDFQNLLVDRIIKHISNVPGTVGRVKKQSSAVIESTQKRLTKATRKKQKLDEVKFASELEIWQRFQNCQKDEENALVKELVRFYVTEIADNYSPTVRESILRFVAPIRLFSGGFLKGSMIPHIGGKTEVVKALSSKYNLLYAPTHRSHLDSVEVAYSLFHLGLPVPRYAAGINLMSNPFWEWMLKSLGAYAVDRERTRNSLYLECLTLYSQVMLEQGIPSLVYPEGTRSRTGGIVPVKTGLLTTAVNAFRSSGTEIVIVPISVSYETVPEDNQFCNIPEELGMAGFLAKRSNVYVEFCDPIPISEYAHTEDPTLELSYRITKGWKQYHKILPNQIVAKILVENDFSVELTQSKMLVEDFISRHNGNYLIKDADEVWEKGKKILEKRKMIEESNRVVHSKNDALLSYYASMIPEDEDKKY
- a CDS encoding DUF4442 domain-containing protein, producing the protein MKKITSWKKRFKIWLYNFYPPYVGAGIRIKEIAPDFSYFRSEMNLRFYNKNYVGVHFGGSLYSMCDPFFMLILLERLGSDYIVWDKAGNMIFVKPGMGKVIAEFRIPDSEIKRIKEEIEVKKKGDYLFTTDVKNEAGETIAKLEKTVYIRKRGKLPVQNG
- a CDS encoding DMT family transporter; its protein translation is MNLKFLLLLILAMVSWGISWPIGKMIAGTVPVSVLVFWRFLATFLSVIPLLVVMKIPFKLKTGKDYWNVLVGGIIYTFYNQFFFLGLKNGLPGAGGVLVTTLNPIVTFFIVVLVQKKRISKRQVIGLFFGFIGGLVILQVWKISIDYLLLSGNLFFLLCSFVWATLSLNSQSTGKSMSPVTYSFYVYAVGSIIELLFCFNDPSFWKVWEEGFSFWASIFYLTVISTTFGTTVYFYAATRLGSEIASSFIFIVPLSAYLSSYLILNEVIQIPVIIGGALAILAVYLINSKQKRKEPNL
- a CDS encoding AEC family transporter produces the protein MENFLLLGICFGLGLFFRRLPQFPESTPKVLNGFILFISLPSLVLYHVHELKVDVTSLLPSSMPWVVFGIAVVFFLGLYKLKFLKFHTAVCLVLTAGLGNTSFVGFPLLETYLGKESLGYGILADQLGTFMVLSFPGIILASIAMDGKWDLTTLVKRVLGFAPIYALFIAILTRQFPYPDAFKLVLLRLGDTLTPLALVSVGFMLDMRTIAGHGKVLALGLGFKLILAPIIVYWIYSPLKEDTLLFQTIVLESAMAPMVTSTVITIEKNISPHLASLMLGIGIPISFGTTYVLNFLLKGNYI
- a CDS encoding molecular chaperone DnaJ, translating into MVQRVEAKKSKQILHDVIFELQNVSESMLWFLSYDRLSELLEIRKEECLRKVYQFKSTKPQMALSGGFHEVDGDLLIDFLAWSLELDEVAEEFLKGGIFFSERPLYELRESYKTLIQKTVANHKLDTELLLLLTAATVDYDDAVDSYLMDKFEIDFFVRRTIHQFLEKFEIHPEYGAEEFLYEYLKSLIPTKILNFRDITREFRDRTYYELYGRFRETKKKKKKVVKTVSTELKDLLAFFDLEPGASITDVKKKFKELLKKYHPDINKKGEEMTKRIILKYNRLVELIGN
- a CDS encoding YceI family protein, whose protein sequence is MKKILICFVILFFGANIFAAEVTKKKIEFYVEHTTKNVTGVCNEIQMDQPNIQTSGKGYSLKSPFEIKIPLLKISSGDANRDSHIQEILGYPDTPNIIVKIESVQPGKEQTYIVKGKLTIHGNTKDFSSEAVVKEENSTSIQVEGFVLVKFSEYELENPSLLFMKAKDEIRVKYQFEIQMK
- a CDS encoding SanA/YdcF family protein, yielding MTNRATYINKTLQFLSRVKWKSLFLGFALILGILVFVALATNLRFWYIYQTSIHSDQPMEIPEAEVAIVPGAAVYGKTPSPILMDRLVCGLNLYNSGRVKKILLSGDNGQSDYNELRPMLEYMLNHKVKPDDIFVDHAGFRTLDTLIRAKEVFLVKNAIFVSQSFFLPRAIYLGKELELELYGYECNLRTYKKETYYSFREFSARILAWWDIQWDTPPKYLGKPYPIQGSGISTWKGSIPVSSPK